The Nitrospirota bacterium nucleotide sequence AGGTGAATAATCTTCACCGGAGCGGTTTTGGCCTCGACGGATCCAGCGTCACCGACTTTTTCAGCCCTTTGCAGCTCACCTCGCAGGACAATGCTGCCACTGCAGATGTCACCGGCCTGGCAGTGACCGACTATACTCAGCTCTATGCCAATCTGTCGCTTAAGGGCTATGATATCACCTTTGGAGGCGGCAACTACACGGTAACAAACAAGGAGACCGGTCTGACCGCAGCGACGGGCGCTTATAATGCTGCCGGAACGACCGTTGCCTTTGACGGCATTCAGGTCGATATCAGCGGTGCAGTGGCTGACACGGACAGCTTCCTCATCGATCCGTCAACCGCTGCGATCAGGAACTTTGGCGTTGCGATCAGCAATATCAATCAAATCGCTGCATCTTCTTCAGCGACCGAACTGCCGGGAAATAATTCCAATGCGCTTTTGATTGCGCGGCTTGCCAGCACGTCTGTCTCCGGACTCGGCAGCGTGACTTTCATGCAGAGCTATACCGCAACGGTTGCCTACGTCGGCGCGGCAAGCAGGAGTGCGTCAGATACGTTGAAAATCGATGACAGCATGCTCTCTGCGGTCAGGAACAAGAAGGAGAGTGTCTCGGGCGTGTCCCTTGATGAGGAGGCTGCAAATATGATCCGTTATCAGCGGGCTTTTGAGGCTGGCGCCCGCATGATCAAGATGACGGACGAACTTATGCAGACGTTGTTAAACCTATGAGAATTACCTCTTTCATGATATTCGATCAGCTTACGCGCGCCATGCAGCAGCAGACAGAGCAGTTTGGCAGGCTCAATGAGCAGATGGCGACAAGCAAGAAGATTAACAGACCCTCTGATGATGTCCTTGGCATGAAGAATGCCATGAGCTACCGGTTGTCCCTGCAGAGTTATGACCAGTTCGGCACCAATGGCCAGCAGGCTGACACCCTGATAAAGTTCACCCAGTCGGTTGAATCTCAGGTCTCAAAGTCCCTCAGCAGCCTCAAGTCTCTTGCCCGCTCTGCAAGCAGGGATATTGCGGATGATACGGCAAGGCCATTGGATGCTGCCCTGGCTTTTCAGTTGAGGGACCAGCTGCTTGAGATGGGCAATATGCAGTTTGAAAACCGCTATATCTTTTCAGGATACCGGACTGACACGCAGGCATACAATGCGACGACCTATGACTATCAGGGAGATGCGGGGGTCATGAACGTGATGATCGATCAGGGTGCTGCGGTGCAGGTCAATGATCCGGGAAGCAGCGTCTTCAGTGCGCTCTTTAGCGCCCCGACGGTTGTGCCGATACAGGGTTACTTTGTTCATTATACACCGGGTGCCGGCACCGTGACCGATGTCGAGATCAGGGCGGCTGACGATACGACGGTCCTGGATACATTCAGCTTTTCAAATGTTATTCAGGCGGCAGATATCCTGGGCAATGCGATCAATGCACAGGATGCCAGGCGCATTGCGGCCCTGAGCAAGCCCCTTGATATGGTCGCCCAGAACGTCATGAATGTCGAGTCGTTCAACCATTTGAGACTGAAGCAGATCGACGACCAGAAGCAGTTCAATATCAATTCCATCAATAGTATTACCGATTTCCTTTCCAGGACCGAGGACGCAGACCTGACCGAAGTCATTACTGAACTGAAGCAGATACAGGTTACCCTGTCTGCCATGCAGGCATCGTCTGCGCAGATGCTACAGAAGTCACTTATGGATTTTCTGACGTAAGCTGCCGTCGCCAGGCGCGATGAAAACGTATTTTTCATGCAACTCCCTCTGATCATAAATGCAGACAATGTTCTTACCCTCCTTAAGTCCTATGGCAAGGGCCTTAATCTCAAGATCAATGACATCATATCGGCAGAGGTCCTTAATGTGCTCGACTCCGGTGATGTCTCACTCCGCATTCAACAGAAAAACGGAGAGAGCGGCATTATCGTCGCCAGGTCAGACATTGCTCTGACAAAAGGCATGACGGTGCAGTTCCGGGTGACTGCCAGCGATGCAGAGATCAAGCTCCAGTTTATGGGCACGGCATCGGAAGGCAATCAGATGGTCGGGAAGACCGGAGAAGAACTGCTGCCCCAGAGGGTCCTGAGAATGCTTTCTGAATTCGCCGGCTCGAGGCTGAAACCGGATGACCTCACCCTGATGGAAGATATCTTTCAGGCCCTTCCCGAGAAGATCAAGACGACATTTCCTGAGTTCAGGGCTATCGAGAGGATTATGCCCGAGATCGAAAAACTGAGTTCCGAACTACTGAAAAAATCCGTGGAAGACTCGGGCATCCTCTTTGAGACCAAGTTAAAGCTTGCGGTTCTGGAGCATGGACTTGACAGCAGCAGTGAGAGGCTGAAGACTCTGTTGAGCGGCGGGGACCATAAACTGGAACTCCTGAGGCTCAGGGAGGCGCTGCATGATACTCAATTGACAACTGCGCTGCAGCGGGCAGGCATTAGACCGTCGGAAGTGGGAGGCCTGGTCGATAAACTGATAAAAAATATTGAGTTTTTTCAGGTAACGTCCCAGGTCAATAATGCTGTGTATACTTTTCTGCCGATTGCCTGGCAGGAATTGAAAGAAGGAGAGCTTTCTTTCAAGAAGGGACAGGACAGCAGAGGAGAGTCCTATTCCTGTGATATCAATCTAGACCTTGAACCGGCCGGCAGGCTTTCCGTCTCTGTCACGCTTTTTGAGAACAGCTTTTATCTCTCTTTTTATGCCGCTGACCAGAAGCTCAGAGAGCTCATCAGCGCCGGGAAAGGGTTGCTTGAAAAGAGATTCCATGATGCGGGACTGCCGTTGATGGTCGTCAATATTGCCCACAGACAGGAGATTGACTTTGGTGCAAAGAAGACGCAGGGTCTGAACATCAAAGTGTAGGCGCAATGACAATGAACAGGGACCCCAAACAGACAAAGGCTGCGGCTGTCAAATACCAGCATGGGGACGACCGTGCCCCCAGGGTCGTTGCCAAGGGAAAGGGGGCGCTTGCCGAAAAGATCCTCGAAACGGCCCGTAAGCACGGCATTCCGATCAGGGAAGACAAGACCCTTGTCGAGATTCTTTCGTCGCTGGAACTTTATGAAGAGATCCCGCCCAAACTGTACAAGGCTGTTGCAGAAATCCTTGCATTTATCTATGCCATTAATGGAAAGGCCAAGGGGGAGACGCGATAGGCTTTCCATTATGGCCTGTCGGTTTTGATGACCTAAGAGTGTATTACGCTAAAGAAGGAGAATGAACTTCCGTTCGTCGAGAAAGGTCAGGACGCTTTGAACGGAGGAGTCGACATCGAGCTCAGCGGTATTTATGGCGAGATCAGGAGCAAGAGGTTCTTCATAGGGCGCATCTATGCCGGTATAGTTTTTTATTAAGCCTGCCCGTGCTTTTTTGTATAACCCCTTGGGGTCCCTCATTTCACATACGTCCAGAGAACACTGAACATATATCTCGAAAAAATCCTCAGAGCCGACCACCTCTTTCACATAGGCCCTGTCTTCACGGTAGGGGGAGATGAAGGCAGCGAGCACAACAATGCCTGCATCGACATACAGTTTTGATACCTCGGCTATCCTGCGCAGATTCTCTTTCCGGTCTTCGCGGCTGAAGCCGAGATTTGAATTAATGCCATGGCGGACGTTGTCACCATCCAGGACATAGGACCTGATTCCCCGGTCGAAGAGTTCCTTCTCAAGGTGATGGGCAATGGTGGACTTGCCCGAGGCTGACAAACCCGTGAACCAGACAACCCCGCTTTTATGCTTGTTCATGCGGTTCCGCTCACGGCGGGATACGAGC carries:
- a CDS encoding flagellar hook-length control protein FliK encodes the protein MQLPLIINADNVLTLLKSYGKGLNLKINDIISAEVLNVLDSGDVSLRIQQKNGESGIIVARSDIALTKGMTVQFRVTASDAEIKLQFMGTASEGNQMVGKTGEELLPQRVLRMLSEFAGSRLKPDDLTLMEDIFQALPEKIKTTFPEFRAIERIMPEIEKLSSELLKKSVEDSGILFETKLKLAVLEHGLDSSSERLKTLLSGGDHKLELLRLREALHDTQLTTALQRAGIRPSEVGGLVDKLIKNIEFFQVTSQVNNAVYTFLPIAWQELKEGELSFKKGQDSRGESYSCDINLDLEPAGRLSVSVTLFENSFYLSFYAADQKLRELISAGKGLLEKRFHDAGLPLMVVNIAHRQEIDFGAKKTQGLNIKV
- a CDS encoding EscU/YscU/HrcU family type III secretion system export apparatus switch protein; this encodes MNRDPKQTKAAAVKYQHGDDRAPRVVAKGKGALAEKILETARKHGIPIREDKTLVEILSSLELYEEIPPKLYKAVAEILAFIYAINGKAKGETR
- the cysC gene encoding adenylyl-sulfate kinase codes for the protein MTENVVWHERLVSRRERNRMNKHKSGVVWFTGLSASGKSTIAHHLEKELFDRGIRSYVLDGDNVRHGINSNLGFSREDRKENLRRIAEVSKLYVDAGIVVLAAFISPYREDRAYVKEVVGSEDFFEIYVQCSLDVCEMRDPKGLYKKARAGLIKNYTGIDAPYEEPLAPDLAINTAELDVDSSVQSVLTFLDERKFILLL